The Chanos chanos chromosome 3, fChaCha1.1, whole genome shotgun sequence genome segment caaacaacaaaaaaggtaCCAAAAAAATCCCTTTACTCCCCCAAATGACTGAATCTGTACATTCACACAAGTTATTGCCGCTTTCAAACTTATCGTGTCATTTACCGTGACATTTTCAGCGACCTCCGTTGCAAATATAAGAACTCAAATCAATTATGTTACAAGCTTGAACGATTCAGCGAAGATCTTACCTCTTCTTCATGCTTAACACGTACACTGTTCTTCAGCCTCTATAGCTTTCATAATCACGTAATACGGTACGACGCTTTCATGGACTGACAGAAATTAAAATCAATGTCTTTTTCAAAATTTTTTCAGCCGACACAACGTATAATGACAATCAAAACGTGCATCCAACTCTTCAACGTGCGtctatttttcccccctctctctcggtttctctctctctctctctctctctctctcactctctctctcttcctttctctctgtatctataCAACTTTCGTTCTGTGCCTATCCCTCAGTGCCTGTCTGAACTTGAGTAAGTGGTACACCTATAAATATACCTGATCATCGGTTTTCATGGATACATGGGCTATGTGGTTTCTGTTACCTTGCATTGCAcggtgtacgtatgtatgtatgtatgtatgtatgtatgtatgtatgtgtgtatgtgtgtgtgtgtgtgtgtgtgtgtgagagagagagagagagagagagagagagagagaaacgcagTGTCATTAGTGGAGGAGAAAAACTGGAACGAATAACCCCAAGTCCGTCACGTGGCCAGCTAAGTGCAGGTTGATTGCCTTAATAAATATTAACATGAAATCGCGAGTCCTACAGAGTGACCTTTTTATTGAAATATTCAGTTTCACTCAACAACTGCATAACAACCATACTGCATTAGAGCACTCTGCAgcttgacttcttttttttccccatactTTTTATGTCAGTTTTGTTAGACTTGCTCTTGGCCTTGTGTTTGACTGGCGTGTCGTTTGCCTCCTGAGGCAGACTGCATACACTCTAAACACGGCCAGTGTTGCTAGAGTAAATTGCCTGACCAGTGAGGGAGCCCAGTTTATCAGCAACTGACAGATGATTATTAGACCTGAAAACCTGAAGGTCAGCTCTTGTGATGAAAAAGTGCATATGCCTCAGTCAGGGAAAACCCACTGTGATTTACTCCCTATCCTCTATCttcctgtctgaaaaaaaaaacatattttcccTATGGCTCTGACCACatattgatctctctctctccttccctctctctctctctctcacacacacacacacacaaacatacacatacaggaTTATGGGCagttgaaaacaaacagacaaggtaaaaaaaaaaaaagtcatgataGACTGAAAGCATTTCTCCCTTCGCACTTTTTTCTCTGAACTGGAGATGTTCATTCAGTCTAATGGTGTTTGGGAACTCAGCTCCGATCCTATAGAATGCAGACTATTAGGCCAACCCGTGGTGCTGTTTCTTTCATGGGCACAGAGTCACAGGCCGTGCTGGGAAtgttaaacactgtgtttgtgtctgttactTGGACTCTTTAGGCTGCCTTGGACATAAACCAAGATCAAGTGATTGCAAAGACACAGCTAAACAAAGGCCCGCCGGGCCCCCTAACCGAATCAGAACTGTAGAGATTTATGCCATCACTCTGATGAATGGAGGGATGAAACCTGCATTGGAATGCAAAGGGAGAACTGTACAGGCCGAGGGAAAGGGATAAGCACTGAGGGAAAGATCAGTCGGGTATCATCTTCCATTCACGACATCAGTTCCCACTTTGACCTTCGACCAAAGCTCCATCCCACTGCTGAAATAAGTTGACAGTTCAGTTGCTGTGCATGCCAacaatgtgtgtaagtgacATCATTTTTTGACGtgtaatgtgaaatgtttcaggaCACATCACTGACGTCACACCTACCTCCAGCCTCCTCTCTGTACAGTTTCACCTGGCCTGGCCAGTCTCACTCTGCGTATGACTTTGACCTGTTTTATTAGGATTCCTGAACATTGGTCTGTGTTTTGGATTTCGGTAATCAGTCTTTATTGGTATTATTTTCTTCTGTGGACTCCTGTCAGTTTATCGACCTTGTTTTGGATTGTGATTTGGACTTGTTGGCTATCTCTTAATCAACCGTGGCGCCGTGGTTTAGTTGGTTAAAGCGCCTGTCTAGTAAACAGGAGATCCTGGGTTCAAAATCCAGCAGGAAACCGATTCTCTCCCCAAGCAATCAGACTTCCAAagcactgacactacacatgcacacactgcttGGACCCTTAGACTGATAACTGTCTACATTACATTGCACTgttcacttactcattcactactgtgtacaccacaactgtctatgccgctgcacatgcactttaaaattgtttCACTCAGGACTGTACATCCACTACACATTTCTATACTCTTctatttctacatttctttcctctattgcacatgtatatatttccttttttatatatctctttatattacctttatatttaccttttattgtttttattattatctactTACTACATTGTACAAGTTGAGCtggaatttcattactgataatgatgtccatattgttatctagtaaatgacgataaaacttgaaacttgaacttgaaataaataaataaataaataataaaccaTGGTACTCTGAAAAAGGAGCCTGGACCACCCTTGTTCCAACCACACatcaaacaaaactcaaaaggTTTCTTCAGGTTATTTTGGGATCTCTTACATAATTAtatttgttgttctttgtttatGCAGAATTCCTCTGGTTCTGTGCTAGTATTTAGGAAAAAACATTCTAACGGTGAAGACAACGAAGAAATGTTCACTGCAGGAACGCTGTCACACCGAGCAAGTAATTGTTGCCTGAGAGCTTTCAGTGTCTCGGAAAACGAGGCACAGCTGTGAttcaaccacaacaaaaaagatGACTTGCCATCGGGAACCGCTGTGGGCAACCCAGTACTCCCTCTGCacgagaagaaaacaaacaatttctccccctctctctctctctctctctttctctcgctctctctctctctctttctcgctctctcttgttGAAAGATGAATTATTGGTGAATGATTGATGGGACGGACAGCCATTGTAAGGTTACTATGTCCgatttctctctcagaatgCTGCTGGTTTAAGAATGGGGGGACATgggtgaagagagggggggtggggggcgtgAAATGAGAGAACACAAACTCCCCAATCACATTGACACAAACATCACTTTGAAACTATGTTTCCGTTTTTGAACATGAGACTCAAGTTCATTTCCATGTAGCACTGCCTGTAAAAACAATCTGCCTTGATTTCCagcagaggagatggagaaatcTGACTGGTAATCTATTAAGTACGAGGTGTCGTAGGACACACATTAGCCGAATTTAACAACATTTTGAAACACCTCAATGTTCTTAAACAAAAACTCCTCCTCGTAAGAGtatcattttgtcttttcagaACTGGCGGTGGAACAGAACACAGTTCATTCAAGATGCTCGACCAGCGTGAGAGACTTTACGCCAAACGCCTTCGACAATCAGTCTGCTGTGGAACCTGAAATTATTTAGCTGTGAAATTGATTTCGTGCAGTtccaacccctctctctctctctctctctctctctctctcagcagacaCAGAACGAAGTCAGACTAAACAACCTCAGTTGTTTACGTACATGACTTGTAGCTTGATGACACTGAAACACGGCGCCATGATCCACAGATGAAACAAATAACAcgctctttgtcttttattttttaagagttttatttttttttgttctttcagacATTGCAGGCTAGTTTTAATTGAGCGCAGGGTAGCTCAAAGCCAGTACTTATCAAACCTGAGAGCTCTTACAGCAGAGTCACCACCAGAATGCCAGGCAAAGAGATAGAGGCATGGCTACACAATTAACTGGATAATGAATTCCTCCTGCTAAGAGCttggagggaggggggcggggggggggagatagctccgtttttctttctttcttttttttccccattaacTGACTGCAGCAGTTCggtgagagacaggcagaatgcTCTAACTAAGATAACGGCCATGCCTGGATTATAGTCTGTGGTTTAATGCAATTGAAATGTTATTTGACAGAATGCACGTGAAACAGAATGACGGTGTTTCCATCAAGCGAATAGAAGTTCTGAGGTGCTTGTTGTAAACACAAGACTCAGAAAGCCTCTCTGCAAATTGAATACATTCATTAAAGCTCACTGGTTTTGAAGTGACATGTTTTGGATGAATAAAATTTGCATATAATCTCCAGGCTACCAATTTCAACACGCGTGATCACTGTGAAAACACTCCCACTGGAGAGAATCAGCACCGCTTCCACAGGGTACCAAAGCTTCAGCGAAAGATGATAGACATGTGAGCCCATATTCATAAAACACCAGAGTGCATATAGAATCAGTCTGTCCTTTTGTGCTCCTGAAGTCTGGGGTTAAGGGAAGAGCGCTCTCACTCTGAAATACCTTAAATAAAATATGCACCCTGAAGTCGCACTTACAAGTGATGTCCAGAAAAACCCCGTCCATGTTTCATTTATTCAGGGAATCGGTTTTCTCACTAAATTAGTATGTATaagaaatgtcttttaaaaaaaagtttcatttcacATATTGTCGACAAAACGTGTTCTGAAGTCTAAACAGGTTCGTAAGCTTGATAGACCCCGCGTGCGAATAACCCCAAAGAGTACCTCATCATTATGGCCGCTGGATGAGTTCTTCCTTTTTCCCTGCGCGCGCAGACGGGGAAAATCAGGAAGTAAACATTGAGGAGACGTGACAAGCAGTGtggacgaaaaaaaaagaagttttatgCGAAGTGAGGTAACTTCGCAGAAACAGCGCGAGTCTGTTGAACACATAAACACCGATTTAACAGTGTCCCTTTTGTAAGGATTACTTACAGGTGGGGTAAACTTTGTTCTCAAATCCGCTACGACTGCGAAACAAATTTTAAATAACCTGTTCACCGTGACGCACTCGTAACGCTCTGTTTCAGAGAATGGAAGTTAATTCACGTTCCTTTGGTTGGTAATGTCAGATACTTGGTAGCTATTAGAGAGAATTTAGTCGTCTAATTAGAGAGGCCTGTCTATAGATGGATGCGAATAAAACGGGTAACCagcctttctgtttttgtacGTTTAACTAGTCTCAAAAAGAGTGGAGTGGAATGTTACCGATTAGCCACAAGACCTATGCAGTGGAGTGGTTTAAGCGTTTTATGCACCAGGACAAAGTCTGTAGATATAGTTTCACCGGAACGGCATCAGTCTGATTCGGTGAGCAGTTAATAAACTGTAGGAATGTGTGCATAAAGGTATGTAAAGTTGGCTTCTGAACTACCAATATTTGCTGTGCTCTAATGCTCTAAGACAAAaaaggacgaaaaaaaaaaacagttaattaAATTTAGTATACTAAGTTACGATTGTTTGGTTGTCTATAGCCCGTGCTGATTTTTCCCCAAAGTCGCGAGACCTCTCTCTTGTGTCTGGCTTTTCAAGATAAACTGGACTTGTGTAAACAGAACATATCACGTGAGCACAACTATTTTGACCGTCACCATATGCTTATGCTGTGAATTGTATGGGGTCTAATATAGTATGTGTGGTCTTCTAATATTAGcaccgatttttttttaatctgtgtgtcgTGGAGGTTTGTTGTAGGTACACTCTTGTAGAATAACATTATGCAGATCTCTCCATTGTTTTCTCCACTCTCCAGCTGTAGCTATGACGCCATCTCGGAGTAGTGCCACGGGCGGAGTTCTTCCAGTAAGCAAAGTGAAATATTCCAGATTGGCTGATAGCGATGAAGGCTACATCGATCTGCAGGtgatacagacagaaaagatCAAGCATTTGCCTTACAAAGAGGGTTACGAGTCTCCTGAGAGTTCGTTTGCTAacgtgtctttttgtgtgtgtgtgtgtgtgtgtgtgtgtgtgtccgtgtttaACAGTTTAAGAAAAGTCCACCCAAAGTTCCGTACAAGGCTATCGCGCTGGCGACGTTCCTCTTCGTCATCGGAGCTCTGCTGATTATAGTCGGTTCCCTGCTTTTGACGGGACACATAACTGTCACCGTAAGTGCACACAGCAGACATTCACGCTCAAGAGGCCCACTTCTCTCATGCACTTAACTGTGAAGTGATCCGCATTGATTTAATTAGTCCCATGGCCACTCAGCGCTGACCCGGCATCTGCGTCATTATTATTCCATTTCTaccacaaccaaccaaccaaccaaccaaacaccCAGCCGAACACGGACGTCACTCGGCAGGTCAAAGCCGCTGTATTGGCTGGGCTAGGGAAGATCAGTGCGGCTGAACCGTTGAACTGTGGCCAGTAATCTCTGACATGACACGCTCTGATCAGACTTTAGAGTACTGACCtgtgtgacctctctctctctctccgtcagcaCACGTTTTCTAAGCTCGTCTtcctttgactgacaggtgatCAGAGAGAAAGCCTCCGCTGTGGACGTACGAGTGGTGCATGTTACGTATTCATAAAAGAGCTCTTTAAATGTAAACTGATCTTAAAACCTTATCACTGGCACCTGTGTAATTAAGACGTCACTTAACTGTCATAACATCTAATATCGTAACACATGTCTACAAAAGGTATATTTGCATCGTACTATGTAAACAGTGGATGTGGaaactcatttattcattcactcattcattcatactcACTGACTGTGTGGACATTGTTTTGTGAGTGATGAGCTGTGCTCTACTGTCCGTCACACTTTGTAATTGTCATTAAGGCCAAATGACTCAGTGCTGGTCCCACTGGACCAACAGGCTCTTCTCCCCAGTCCTCTTCGAAGGCTCCTGCGTGCTTTTATTACAAATTACAGATGGGGCTACgggtgagctttttttttttaaagatctggCTTCCTTCCTCCCAAAAAGCCCGGTCTGCCAAACACCCCAGACCGGCAGAGCACGGTCCTGAGCACAGCCGACGACTCACTCACGGCTTCATCCCTCTCAGTCGTCTCACAGTGCTGGTCCGTTAGAGCCGGTTTTTGGCCTCTTGGCTGCTACCCTGGCTAATTATCTTCATGAGCGGCTGCtgtagtttggtgtgtgtgtggggggggggggcagcttgGTTTGGAAAGATTATGGGCAGTTTTAAATGCCCTCAGTTTCCTGCTAACTGATTTAACAGTGTTTCTCGGGATTATTTGAAATCTTCTTTGTGTCCCTGTGCTGGTTTGCGTCTGTTGACAGCTCTATGTCTCAGTGCTTGGGGTTGTGGTTTTCATATTGCTCCGTATGCAGTGGCCAATCAGGTGATCTGACACAGACGGGTGTATTTAACCTTACGCCGACTGgcaaattcaattcaaatggTGAAGGACACGCAGGCGGATCCCTACCAACAGATTGTTCCGATTTTAATAAGACGTCAGGTTGTAATTGTTGCAGAAGGGGCCAGTGACCGAATATGAAATGCCTGAGGACCGAAGGGGGTGAATACTTTTCAAAGCAagaatttttttcagtttcgtattttttatttatgtttcttttaaataaaagtgaTTAGCGGTCATCTAAATGTTAAGTAAGTTTCGTGAACTGTACAGGAAAATCCAGTTCAAATGTGTCGTAATTTTGGGGTTGTAACACAGAAAACTGTGTggtggcagtgtgtgtctgtgtgtgaaattatACATTCAGTAGACAGCAGTGTGGTGTGCCTCTTATAACTAAGATATTAAAGATGTCAGTATTCACACTTTAATTCCTATATTTGTGTCTTCACATGATTGCATAAACTACTGTAGAGGTTTAGTCTTACTTTACATAAAAAGAACTGCAAGGTTTCTTAGGTTTACATGTATCAGGCCCCTAATATATGAAGTGGGACTTTGGTTTTCTGTATCACGGACATTTTGTATATGTGGTCCTGTGTGTCTCAGAACCCGGATCGCACGGTTCCAGTCCTTATCATCGGAGTGCTGGTGTTTCTTCCTGGATTCTACCACTTGCGGATTGCTTATTACGCCTCCAAGGGTTACCGCGGTTACTCCTATGATGACATTCCGGATTTCGATGACTGATTTCATCGTTGATCAGACAATCTCCTGAATTAGCCAATCAGCAAGCGGCATGGGAGGCCTTCCTCTGCCCCCTGTACGTGTGTGTTCTGAACCCAAACTCCATGAGATGCCTTCAGACATTCTCCATGTGTTTACCATATCCTTCATCCAAAGCCTTAATGAACGGGGCTTAGCTGTACTTTCGTTTACTGTGTATTCTGCTGTTTGACATGCAAATTATTTGAGTGTATTGCAAAATATTAGAGTATTTATTTATCGTAAGAGAGTATTTAAAACATGCAGAGCCGcggttatttttttcttccaaagaaGGAGACTCTCCAAAGAAGTGTTCTCTTCAAACCTAGAGCTGAAACTGACTTTTATCCGCATGCAAATCTGTTACAATctataaataatgttttataaatctGTAATATTTGCACAGTGCAGTATTGTCATTTTTGagaataaatgtttttaatttggcTATCTGAGGTTTTTATTCCTGATTTGGGATGTtcttgtattctttttttttttttcaccaaaactCAAAACATGTAACCGTATTTTTTGATCACCTTTTGCATGATTTGACCTACTCTCTCATTTGAAGTCAAAATTCTGATCGTGATGAGAGATAgtcctttgtttttatttttaactctagGATTTAAAAGGCTTGTTCAGCTGCATATTAAAATTCTAACTGGGACATTGcgatttgacttttttttatgacataaTTGTTGTACTGTTGTCAATAATGATACTGCCCGT includes the following:
- the tmem230a gene encoding transmembrane protein 230a; the protein is MTPSRSSATGGVLPVSKVKYSRLADSDEGYIDLQFKKSPPKVPYKAIALATFLFVIGALLIIVGSLLLTGHITVTNPDRTVPVLIIGVLVFLPGFYHLRIAYYASKGYRGYSYDDIPDFDD